The candidate division KSB1 bacterium genome has a segment encoding these proteins:
- a CDS encoding flagellar assembly protein FliW: MSLGKKVLNTKRWGKLEIDLDEEISFERGIPGFEENKRFVLLDSDDIKPFYWLVNIEDPDLAFVLVDPQNFLSDYQPKIYESDMVELKSDPNDTLMIFAMITLSSDPVKSTANLLGPLLINITKKLGKQIVVVDEQYSTKYPILNVSAQKVVEHEQLEVC, from the coding sequence GTGAGTTTGGGCAAAAAAGTTTTAAATACAAAGCGCTGGGGTAAATTGGAAATTGATTTAGATGAAGAAATTTCGTTTGAACGCGGTATTCCAGGTTTCGAGGAAAATAAGCGATTCGTCTTATTAGATTCTGATGATATAAAACCCTTTTACTGGTTGGTAAATATTGAAGATCCAGATTTGGCCTTTGTCCTGGTTGATCCTCAAAACTTTTTGTCGGATTATCAGCCCAAAATATACGAGTCTGATATGGTCGAGTTGAAATCGGATCCCAATGACACACTTATGATATTCGCAATGATTACACTTTCATCCGATCCGGTAAAATCTACTGCAAATTTACTTGGACCTCTCTTGATCAATATAACTAAAAAATTAGGCAAGCAAATTGTCGTGGTAGATGAACAATATTCAACTAAATATCCGATTTTAAATGTAAGTGCTCAAAAAGTTGTCGAGCATGAACAATTAGAAGTTTGTTAA
- the flgN gene encoding flagellar export chaperone FlgN, with amino-acid sequence MSKQQEAISLPEEFYRTLVQVLSSENESLQKFVNNLDSQYHVLINQKLTDFVSILKDQKRLLAESQEAEKQKYQKIKTFLPGSNKHSLHELIMASPPDYRDKLIELKENFDFSLEKIQKKRDRNKLLIQKSLDMIQSQIKYLRIMTQPGYDAKGNREATDISYINKQI; translated from the coding sequence ATGTCAAAACAGCAAGAAGCTATTTCGCTTCCGGAAGAATTTTATAGAACATTAGTACAGGTGTTATCATCTGAAAATGAATCACTACAAAAGTTTGTGAACAATTTGGATAGTCAATACCACGTTCTTATCAATCAAAAATTAACAGATTTTGTTTCAATATTAAAAGATCAGAAGAGATTACTTGCTGAATCGCAAGAGGCGGAAAAGCAAAAGTATCAAAAGATAAAAACTTTTTTGCCTGGTTCAAACAAGCATTCATTACATGAGTTGATTATGGCTTCTCCTCCTGATTACAGGGATAAGCTCATTGAATTAAAAGAAAACTTTGATTTTAGCCTAGAGAAAATTCAGAAGAAAAGAGATCGAAATAAACTATTAATCCAAAAAAGCCTGGATATGATTCAAAGCCAAATTAAATATTTGCGGATTATGACACAGCCTGGTTATGATGCTAAAGGTAATAGAGAAGCAACTGATATTTCATACATAAATAAACAAATATAA
- the csrA gene encoding carbon storage regulator CsrA — protein sequence MLVLTRKSGESLIVGEDVIITVVEIKGGQVKLGVDAPKSIAIYRKELLEKIIKQNIAAAKSGKIHLSSLAKLVKKKTRK from the coding sequence ATGCTTGTATTGACAAGGAAGTCGGGCGAAAGCCTTATCGTTGGTGAAGATGTAATTATTACCGTTGTTGAGATAAAAGGCGGCCAGGTTAAGTTGGGAGTCGACGCCCCAAAGTCGATAGCTATTTATCGTAAGGAGCTCCTCGAAAAAATAATCAAACAAAACATTGCCGCTGCGAAATCTGGTAAAATACATCTATCATCTCTTGCAAAACTGGTCAAGAAAAAAACACGAAAATAA
- a CDS encoding flagellar basal body L-ring protein FlgH, translating to MAHGQSSKRPNSLFSDFKAHSIGDIITIYIMEISSGSNSMSNSTKSENNLGISAGGTGSLGFLSPLGFSSRYGNEYKGKGSISQNGQLRGKLSAMIVEVARNGALKIKGAREVEINGDRQTTILTGWVRPEDVSSDNVVMSHHIANAEIRYKGKGVASSATKRGLISKIIDFIF from the coding sequence ATGGCTCATGGGCAAAGTTCAAAACGGCCTAATTCTCTTTTTAGTGACTTCAAAGCCCATAGTATAGGCGATATCATAACGATTTACATCATGGAAATATCAAGTGGCAGTAATAGTATGTCAAACAGTACAAAAAGTGAGAATAATTTGGGTATCAGCGCAGGCGGGACCGGATCTCTTGGTTTTTTGTCACCATTGGGTTTTAGTTCTAGATATGGCAATGAATATAAAGGTAAAGGCAGTATTAGTCAAAATGGCCAATTACGCGGAAAACTAAGCGCCATGATTGTAGAGGTTGCACGCAATGGCGCATTAAAGATCAAGGGTGCCAGAGAGGTTGAAATAAATGGCGACCGGCAAACTACCATTTTAACCGGTTGGGTACGGCCGGAAGACGTTTCGAGTGACAACGTTGTTATGTCACATCATATTGCAAATGCGGAAATTCGTTATAAAGGCAAGGGTGTTGCAAGTTCGGCAACGAAAAGAGGATTAATCTCAAAAATAATCGATTTTATCTTTTAA
- a CDS encoding transglycosylase SLT domain-containing protein produces MFDQEISIELAKRQNRGFADILFRQLSGKLDTGTPLKEILDGVNELKSNGRKLDSIHKLKNLEPIVQRSAKEFDLDPNLIHAVIMQESAGNPNAVSSKGAKGLMQLIDSTAKMMGVNNPFDPEENIRGGAKYLKQLLNQFDNDLELALAAYNAGPGNVKNYGGIPHFKETQNYVKKVLQNYYSMKPKQPKEIT; encoded by the coding sequence ATGTTTGACCAAGAGATATCCATAGAATTGGCCAAGCGTCAAAATCGAGGTTTTGCAGATATACTATTCAGGCAGTTATCAGGTAAACTGGACACAGGGACGCCTCTCAAAGAAATTCTTGATGGTGTGAATGAGTTGAAGAGCAATGGCCGAAAACTTGATTCGATCCATAAACTAAAAAATTTGGAGCCAATTGTTCAAAGATCAGCTAAGGAATTCGACCTGGATCCAAACCTGATTCATGCGGTAATTATGCAGGAATCTGCAGGCAATCCAAACGCTGTTTCATCAAAAGGGGCAAAAGGTTTGATGCAACTTATTGATTCGACAGCAAAGATGATGGGAGTAAATAACCCATTTGATCCTGAAGAGAACATTAGAGGCGGAGCAAAGTACCTCAAGCAATTGTTGAATCAATTCGATAATGATTTAGAACTTGCTCTTGCAGCATATAATGCCGGACCAGGAAATGTGAAAAATTATGGTGGTATTCCTCATTTCAAAGAAACGCAAAACTATGTTAAGAAGGTTCTACAAAATTATTATTCTATGAAACCCAAACAGCCAAAAGAAATAACCTAG
- a CDS encoding flagellar basal body P-ring protein FlgI yields MIWSIVLMVFILAGLMNNIAQAVRIKDIAKIGGVGTTHLVGYGLLVGLNGTGDSRQSLMANQTLRNMLKRFGITLPSQRLRIKNVAAVMVTAELIPFVQSGSQIDVVVSSMGDASSLQGGILLMTPLVDDEGDVYVKAQGAISVGGFDIKTIGGEQVRKNYTHVGRVPFGGTVERTKPFTIPMDTLRVNLHQPDFTTVIRIADIINQNFGSGIAIPVHAGQLLVAIPTTYQNPAGRIQFISQMEVLDIIPDQLARVVVNERTGTIVVGTNVSISEVAIAHGNLTIEISASPIISQPAPFSQGQTVAIQQTSTQVTTENSRLLLVKESVRIQDIAAALNELGVTPRDLIAIFQALKVAGALHAELVIM; encoded by the coding sequence ATAATTTGGTCTATTGTACTTATGGTTTTTATTCTAGCCGGTTTGATGAATAATATTGCTCAAGCTGTTCGAATAAAAGACATTGCGAAAATTGGTGGCGTGGGAACAACACATTTAGTTGGCTATGGACTTTTGGTTGGACTAAATGGGACTGGCGATAGCCGGCAATCCCTAATGGCCAACCAGACTCTGCGCAATATGCTTAAACGTTTCGGCATAACTTTACCTTCGCAACGGCTCCGTATCAAGAATGTGGCTGCAGTAATGGTGACAGCAGAGTTGATTCCATTTGTGCAAAGCGGATCACAAATTGACGTGGTCGTTTCATCGATGGGAGATGCTTCAAGTTTACAAGGCGGCATTTTGCTGATGACTCCATTAGTTGATGATGAAGGCGACGTTTATGTGAAAGCCCAGGGTGCCATATCTGTTGGAGGATTTGATATCAAAACCATTGGGGGAGAGCAGGTTCGCAAAAATTATACGCATGTTGGCCGTGTTCCATTTGGCGGTACAGTTGAAAGAACCAAACCCTTTACTATTCCGATGGATACACTTAGAGTCAACCTACATCAACCCGACTTTACAACCGTTATTCGAATTGCGGATATAATTAACCAGAATTTTGGTTCCGGTATCGCTATTCCCGTTCATGCGGGACAATTGTTAGTTGCAATTCCAACTACATATCAAAATCCTGCTGGACGGATTCAGTTCATCTCTCAAATGGAAGTATTGGATATAATACCTGATCAACTGGCAAGGGTTGTCGTTAACGAACGTACCGGTACGATTGTGGTTGGTACGAATGTCAGCATTTCGGAAGTTGCAATCGCACATGGAAATTTAACCATCGAGATTAGTGCATCACCTATAATATCACAACCAGCGCCGTTTTCGCAAGGTCAAACAGTAGCTATACAACAAACTAGCACTCAAGTGACGACAGAGAATTCAAGATTATTATTGGTAAAAGAGAGTGTAAGAATACAGGATATTGCCGCTGCTCTGAATGAACTTGGTGTTACTCCACGCGACCTTATTGCGATTTTTCAGGCTTTGAAAGTAGCCGGAGCCTTACACGCAGAATTGGTAATTATGTAA
- the flgA gene encoding flagellar basal body P-ring formation protein FlgA, which produces MDYIDNVRQTVKRTPITSIILMSFVFSNPLFGQSQLLSYSNVDKSRDVTVDLSTEIIKDKIKLNLLNNFHEFHDEVILQFDEIPSPIQVNPSNWDVKISKRYGKVKRGANSIEVAVFSNKSLIKKFLTTVRFKTFDNMVVAKSQLNKLNRISGDQVLIQRIESTTIKRMFFRNLEDVFNLQTKRIVQKGKPIFFDMVELPFLVTRGDILKIVVKLKNLKVSATGKALQGGRIGDMIKVENLSTRKKLVGTIQNRKTVLIEL; this is translated from the coding sequence ATGGATTACATAGATAATGTGAGGCAAACCGTGAAGCGAACACCTATTACATCTATTATTTTAATGAGCTTTGTATTCTCAAACCCCCTTTTCGGGCAATCTCAATTATTGTCTTATAGCAACGTAGATAAAAGTAGAGATGTGACTGTTGACCTTTCCACTGAAATAATTAAGGATAAAATAAAACTCAATTTATTGAATAATTTCCATGAGTTTCATGATGAGGTTATACTGCAGTTTGATGAAATACCGAGTCCCATTCAAGTTAATCCTTCCAACTGGGATGTAAAAATATCGAAAAGATATGGTAAGGTAAAAAGGGGAGCAAACTCGATAGAAGTGGCTGTTTTTTCAAATAAATCCTTGATTAAGAAATTTCTGACTACAGTTCGTTTTAAGACTTTTGATAATATGGTAGTTGCAAAATCACAGTTGAATAAATTAAATAGGATTTCAGGGGACCAAGTTTTAATTCAACGAATAGAGTCCACTACTATTAAGAGAATGTTTTTTAGGAATTTAGAAGATGTCTTCAATTTACAAACAAAAAGGATTGTCCAAAAGGGTAAACCAATTTTTTTTGATATGGTTGAGCTGCCTTTTTTGGTAACAAGGGGTGATATTCTTAAAATTGTGGTAAAGTTGAAGAATCTTAAAGTTTCTGCAACTGGGAAAGCTCTGCAGGGTGGTCGTATAGGAGACATGATCAAAGTTGAGAATTTATCTACACGTAAAAAATTGGTAGGTACAATTCAGAATAGAAAAACTGTTCTTATAGAACTCTAA
- the flgK gene encoding flagellar hook-associated protein FlgK translates to MAGLNNILTTAYSALMAQQAGMNVTGSNIANAQNPNYSRQTLKLSSATVYGSLLGTGVHIDSIQRGRDQVIDVGIWQEKAHFGYYESEDKYTAFVESVFNDLTGEGLSQFLDEFWNSWLELSNHPENSGARAGVSIKAKRLAIRLNNMDNQLRTLAKQSQVELKNRTDDFNNLLKHIAKINTQIIRDSNNAGYNNSLLDKRDSLINELSTYIDLKVIFNEGGSVTLFGSNQILLDKGNSYELEMESRNQAGQNNVYLSIHNGKELNIKDGLLKSLVEQSNISDELKELDEIAKNLVEQVNTLHKTFFDLKGGTGKEFFNSTGIKAGSIRVKPEIINDASNIAVSKDGQNGDGAGSLDIANVRYAKVLRNASNTIDESYQSIVSIIGQKRRSSVDNFEIQTSVVKALENQRQSIMGVSLEEEMINLIKYQNAFSATSRFIGAVDEMLQTVINMV, encoded by the coding sequence ATGGCTGGCCTCAACAACATATTAACAACCGCTTACTCTGCTTTAATGGCGCAGCAAGCCGGTATGAATGTTACCGGTTCGAATATTGCAAATGCGCAAAATCCAAATTATTCTCGCCAAACGTTAAAACTGTCATCAGCCACCGTTTATGGATCTTTACTAGGAACGGGAGTTCATATAGACAGCATTCAAAGAGGCAGAGATCAAGTCATCGATGTAGGAATTTGGCAAGAAAAGGCGCATTTCGGTTACTATGAATCTGAGGATAAATATACCGCATTTGTGGAGTCTGTTTTCAATGATTTGACTGGTGAAGGATTATCACAGTTTTTGGATGAATTTTGGAATTCTTGGTTAGAGCTTTCAAACCACCCGGAAAACTCAGGAGCACGCGCAGGTGTTAGCATAAAAGCAAAGAGACTAGCAATCAGACTTAATAACATGGATAACCAACTGCGTACGTTAGCTAAACAATCTCAGGTAGAGTTAAAAAACAGGACTGATGATTTTAATAATTTATTGAAGCATATAGCTAAAATAAATACACAGATAATCAGAGATAGCAACAATGCAGGCTATAATAACTCATTGCTGGACAAACGAGATAGCCTAATTAATGAATTGTCCACTTATATTGACCTCAAAGTTATATTTAATGAAGGAGGCTCCGTTACCTTGTTTGGCAGTAATCAAATATTGCTGGATAAAGGAAATTCCTATGAACTAGAGATGGAAAGTAGAAATCAGGCTGGACAAAATAATGTATATCTTTCAATACATAACGGTAAAGAATTAAATATAAAAGATGGTCTTTTAAAATCATTGGTTGAGCAATCAAATATATCCGATGAGTTAAAGGAACTTGATGAAATTGCGAAAAACTTAGTGGAGCAAGTTAATACTCTGCACAAAACATTTTTCGATTTAAAAGGGGGTACTGGCAAAGAATTTTTTAACAGTACTGGTATAAAAGCTGGATCAATCCGAGTAAAACCTGAAATCATCAATGATGCTTCAAACATTGCAGTTTCTAAAGATGGTCAAAATGGAGATGGAGCTGGTTCATTAGATATTGCAAATGTTCGATATGCTAAAGTTTTAAGAAATGCATCAAATACAATTGATGAAAGCTATCAATCTATAGTTTCAATAATTGGACAAAAAAGAAGATCATCGGTAGATAATTTTGAGATACAAACCAGTGTAGTAAAAGCTTTAGAAAATCAACGTCAATCTATCATGGGGGTATCTCTTGAAGAAGAAATGATTAATTTGATTAAATATCAAAATGCATTTTCTGCTACCAGTCGATTTATTGGGGCGGTAGATGAAATGTTGCAAACAGTTATAAATATGGTGTAG